A window from Micromonospora terminaliae encodes these proteins:
- a CDS encoding HNH endonuclease: MVDAIFDAKLRAAACEWLMERAHSHGELATQAELSKFTFEGIRVPLLDRQRGIRKPAILDAALSFRTTFTPPGQSPPYEDREGQDGLLRYKYRGDNPNHPENIALRRAYEHDLPLIWFVGVAPGVYLPRYPVWLVADERKELQFAVALDEDQKLIEPGTFLEPDRRRYVERLTKLRLHQPLFRARVLQAYGASCSVCQLRHSSLLEAAHIIPDGQPRGEPIVPNGLSLCKIHHATFDQGILGIRPDHVVEVRKDILAEVDGPMLRHGIQEMHGRLISLPRDRAARPDRDRLEVRYEQFRKAA, translated from the coding sequence ATGGTAGATGCAATCTTCGACGCTAAGTTGCGAGCAGCCGCCTGCGAGTGGCTTATGGAGCGTGCGCACAGTCACGGGGAGTTGGCAACACAAGCCGAGTTGTCAAAATTCACGTTTGAAGGAATTCGAGTCCCTCTACTTGACCGGCAACGCGGCATCCGCAAGCCGGCCATACTGGACGCCGCCCTGTCATTTCGTACGACGTTCACGCCACCTGGTCAGTCACCGCCGTATGAAGACCGCGAGGGCCAAGACGGGCTACTGCGATATAAATACCGTGGCGACAATCCTAATCATCCGGAAAACATTGCACTGCGCCGCGCGTACGAGCACGACCTTCCGCTGATCTGGTTTGTTGGGGTTGCCCCTGGCGTGTATTTGCCAAGGTACCCGGTATGGCTGGTTGCCGACGAGCGTAAAGAACTCCAGTTTGCAGTTGCGCTTGACGAAGACCAGAAGCTTATAGAACCTGGCACCTTCCTCGAGCCAGATCGGCGGCGTTACGTCGAAAGGTTAACAAAGCTGCGGCTCCATCAACCACTTTTCCGCGCCCGCGTATTGCAAGCGTACGGTGCAAGCTGCTCCGTGTGCCAGCTCCGGCATTCATCCCTCCTTGAGGCTGCTCACATTATTCCGGATGGTCAACCCCGCGGAGAGCCGATCGTCCCGAATGGATTGTCTCTTTGCAAGATCCACCATGCAACGTTCGACCAGGGCATCCTCGGCATTCGCCCTGACCATGTGGTCGAAGTACGCAAAGACATCCTCGCCGAAGTCGATGGCCCTATGTTGCGTCATGGTATTCAGGAGATGCATGGGCGACTGATCTCGCTGCCTCGGGACCGTGCGGCGCGCCCAGACCGAGACAGGCTAGAAGTTCGTTATGAGCAATTCCGGAAAGCTGCCTGA
- the sepF gene encoding cell division protein SepF — translation MRVSPLEYQTATIDIVEALKQGRVVSIDFSAMQAYEAARLADFCNGLAVISGSWIFRMAENVIVITRES, via the coding sequence ATGAGAGTCTCGCCACTCGAGTACCAGACTGCGACGATCGACATCGTGGAGGCACTCAAACAAGGCAGAGTCGTGTCCATTGACTTCTCGGCGATGCAGGCTTACGAAGCCGCGCGCCTCGCTGACTTCTGCAATGGGCTGGCGGTGATATCCGGATCATGGATATTCCGTATGGCCGAGAATGTCATTGTGATTACGCGCGAGTCGTAA
- a CDS encoding SLATT domain-containing protein: MLIYNHKIRQTEAALNTARRRRKLFYWFTAFGPVLIAVIYALTWIPWWTWELKRIVLIPTFLVALSFGGAAYKLWRDPGGPLEVDGQRSWRPQEDDLELRLARLRDERKFLVASAEGSLKVRRVAYKEDAFSDIDQLRDESKRYRRVNNTFQGFLIIGSLAATGIAGISDKMTWDRWTILCITFLVGVASGFMGYFKYKERSFYLQQTADAIEAEWEAVEVGVGRYKRIPSEEEQLAEFVEEVHRLKTEQKKRQQNLEQPPESRNQAE, from the coding sequence GTGCTTATCTATAACCACAAAATTCGTCAGACTGAGGCGGCACTTAATACAGCCCGGAGGCGGCGCAAACTTTTCTATTGGTTTACTGCCTTCGGTCCGGTTCTGATCGCGGTAATTTATGCCCTGACTTGGATCCCATGGTGGACCTGGGAGCTCAAGCGCATTGTCCTAATTCCAACCTTCCTCGTTGCGCTATCCTTCGGCGGCGCGGCCTATAAGCTTTGGAGGGATCCGGGAGGTCCCCTAGAGGTTGACGGCCAGCGCAGCTGGCGCCCGCAAGAGGATGATCTTGAGCTTCGCCTCGCGCGGCTTCGTGACGAGCGGAAGTTTTTGGTAGCAAGTGCGGAGGGGAGCCTCAAGGTTCGCCGTGTAGCCTATAAAGAGGACGCGTTTTCCGATATTGACCAACTGAGGGATGAGAGCAAGCGCTACAGGAGAGTGAACAACACTTTTCAAGGATTCCTAATCATCGGATCCCTGGCTGCCACCGGCATCGCCGGCATATCGGACAAAATGACATGGGATCGCTGGACCATCCTCTGCATCACTTTTCTTGTTGGTGTAGCGAGCGGATTTATGGGCTACTTCAAATATAAGGAGCGAAGCTTCTACCTCCAGCAGACGGCCGACGCAATTGAAGCAGAGTGGGAAGCGGTAGAAGTGGGGGTTGGGAGGTACAAGCGGATTCCGAGCGAGGAAGAGCAGCTTGCTGAGTTCGTTGAAGAGGTTCACCGCCTCAAGACGGAGCAAAAGAAGCGGCAGCAGAATCTTGAACAGCCGCCTGAATCTCGCAACCAGGCTGAATGA
- a CDS encoding Clp protease N-terminal domain-containing protein: MPDAAAVRVLTLVAGSPAGPGTTLYEEVRRAARRLPVTPRSTAADELAFLRMVQPHRAPGAAEPLRLALIRLVTGVAVRRPYRRHGARYGHPMLLLVEQRGMQVAVRAGHDVVTGAHLLAAVLAMHDELVRDGRPVRPDVHRWNQAGEILAQHGATASAAVRALAGLPPADDERRLDGLPDKGWHQPKALLAAPAHGRSELGALRGASLAAFRRGDPYAGTTHLLVELLADPAGPATRLLRLLDVDPSTVRADAQGCLTGD, translated from the coding sequence GTGCCCGACGCAGCGGCCGTCCGGGTCCTGACCCTGGTGGCGGGCAGCCCGGCCGGGCCAGGCACCACGCTGTACGAGGAGGTGCGCCGCGCGGCCCGCCGGCTGCCGGTCACCCCGCGCAGCACTGCGGCCGATGAGCTGGCCTTCCTCCGGATGGTGCAGCCCCACCGGGCTCCCGGAGCCGCAGAGCCGTTGCGGCTGGCCCTCATCCGGCTCGTCACCGGGGTAGCCGTGCGCCGCCCGTACCGCCGGCACGGCGCCCGGTACGGCCATCCGATGCTTCTCCTCGTTGAGCAACGCGGGATGCAGGTGGCGGTACGGGCCGGCCATGACGTGGTGACCGGCGCGCACCTCCTGGCAGCGGTGCTGGCCATGCACGACGAGCTGGTGCGCGACGGGCGACCGGTCCGGCCGGACGTCCACCGGTGGAATCAGGCCGGCGAGATCCTCGCCCAGCACGGCGCCACAGCCTCGGCCGCCGTTCGCGCTCTGGCCGGCCTGCCGCCAGCCGATGACGAGCGGCGGCTCGACGGACTGCCCGACAAGGGCTGGCACCAGCCCAAGGCGCTGCTCGCCGCGCCCGCCCATGGCCGCAGTGAGCTTGGCGCGCTGCGCGGCGCCAGCCTCGCCGCCTTCCGGCGTGGCGACCCGTACGCCGGCACCACCCACCTGCTCGTCGAGCTGCTGGCCGACCCCGCCGGCCCGGCAACCCGGCTGCTGCGTCTCCTCGACGTCGACCCGTCGACTGTCCGTGCCGACGCCCAGGGCTGCCTGACCGGGGATTGA
- a CDS encoding GIY-YIG nuclease family protein, which produces MLDAEDLLAGFTPPQPYTTKAAAGAPTSPGVHVVLDRGTVVYVGWTGNLRNRLRQHLTGNRESSVLHEQVGQLLDTPTEAAARQDIADWLGRCEVRWQETDNPEATKQALVLALKPRFNRQVPKPRR; this is translated from the coding sequence ATGCTCGACGCGGAAGATCTCCTGGCCGGCTTCACGCCTCCCCAGCCGTACACGACGAAAGCCGCCGCCGGCGCTCCCACCTCGCCCGGCGTGCACGTGGTCCTCGACCGCGGCACGGTGGTCTACGTCGGCTGGACCGGGAACCTGCGTAACCGCCTTCGGCAGCACCTGACCGGCAACCGGGAGTCGTCGGTGCTGCACGAGCAGGTCGGACAGCTCCTTGACACCCCAACCGAGGCGGCGGCCAGGCAGGACATCGCCGACTGGCTGGGTCGGTGCGAGGTCCGCTGGCAGGAGACCGACAACCCAGAGGCCACGAAGCAAGCCCTCGTGCTGGCCCTCAAGCCCCGCTTCAACCGCCAGGTGCCGAAACCCCGCCGATGA
- a CDS encoding AAA family ATPase translates to MARPFREALSQLLKARFPILYIESYEEHRVVAEVTAVARDAALVRTPRGVWTWSATEGLIQPDGTARKGTSSPADALSAAMRTDEPGVFIFKDLHAAYGGGDRPRDPEVVRRLRDLAAAFKSGMAARTLVLVSPVLQLPVELEKDVTIVDFPLPTEVEIRAVLEGMIAANSTSGRIRIAVDEVGREKLAKAALGLTLQEAENAFARAMVNDGVLDLDDIALVHEEKRQIVRKAGLLEFVDVEVGLNDIGGLENLKRWLRKRDGSWLAEAAEYGLPAPRGVLITGVPGCGKSLTAKAVAAAWGLPLLRLDIGRVFAGLVGSSEQNLRNAIRTAEASAPCLLWVDEIEKGFAGGGSAGDSGTSSRVFGTFLTWMQEKTEPVFVVATANNIENLPPELLRKGRFDEIFFVDLPTRAERESIWAVHINKRLTRPAVAGELAVGGGLLMELSELSHGYSGAEIEQAVVAGLFDAFSERRALRKDDLTRAVVNMVPLSVTQAERISAVRAWAEMRAVAATAAEDWDPAGGMSAASPSIRPRDLPPGHGGGRKIEF, encoded by the coding sequence GTGGCGAGGCCCTTTCGCGAGGCGTTGTCCCAGTTGCTCAAAGCTCGATTTCCAATCCTCTATATCGAGTCATATGAAGAGCATCGGGTTGTAGCGGAGGTCACCGCCGTCGCCCGCGACGCAGCACTCGTACGCACCCCCAGAGGCGTCTGGACGTGGTCGGCGACCGAAGGGCTGATCCAGCCGGACGGTACGGCGAGGAAGGGCACCTCCAGCCCAGCGGACGCCCTGAGCGCGGCGATGCGTACCGATGAGCCCGGCGTCTTCATCTTCAAGGACCTGCACGCGGCGTACGGCGGTGGCGACCGGCCGCGGGATCCCGAGGTGGTCCGGAGGTTGCGAGACCTGGCGGCAGCTTTCAAGTCCGGCATGGCCGCCCGAACTCTCGTGCTTGTCTCTCCCGTGCTGCAACTGCCAGTTGAGCTCGAGAAGGACGTCACCATCGTCGACTTCCCCCTCCCCACCGAGGTCGAAATCCGTGCGGTGCTCGAGGGGATGATCGCGGCGAACTCCACCAGCGGACGGATTCGCATAGCCGTCGACGAGGTGGGTCGGGAGAAGCTGGCGAAGGCTGCCCTCGGACTCACCCTGCAGGAGGCGGAGAACGCGTTCGCCCGGGCCATGGTGAACGACGGGGTCCTCGACCTGGACGACATCGCCCTGGTGCACGAGGAGAAGCGGCAGATCGTACGCAAGGCCGGCCTGCTGGAGTTTGTCGACGTCGAAGTCGGCCTCAACGACATCGGTGGCCTGGAAAACCTGAAGCGATGGCTGCGGAAGCGGGATGGTTCCTGGTTGGCGGAAGCGGCGGAGTACGGCCTTCCCGCACCCCGCGGCGTGCTGATCACCGGCGTGCCCGGCTGCGGCAAGTCACTGACCGCCAAGGCGGTGGCCGCTGCATGGGGTCTGCCCCTGCTGCGGCTCGACATCGGCCGGGTGTTTGCCGGGCTGGTCGGATCGAGCGAGCAGAACCTCCGCAACGCGATTCGTACGGCCGAGGCCAGCGCGCCCTGCCTGTTGTGGGTGGATGAGATCGAGAAAGGCTTCGCCGGCGGTGGGTCGGCAGGTGACTCCGGCACCTCCTCGCGGGTATTCGGGACATTTCTGACCTGGATGCAGGAGAAGACAGAGCCAGTCTTCGTTGTCGCCACCGCCAACAACATCGAGAACCTGCCGCCTGAGCTACTGCGCAAGGGGCGCTTCGACGAGATCTTCTTCGTGGATCTTCCGACGCGCGCCGAACGAGAGTCGATCTGGGCCGTCCACATCAACAAGCGGCTGACCCGTCCCGCGGTCGCCGGCGAGCTCGCCGTCGGTGGAGGGCTCCTGATGGAGCTGTCCGAGCTCAGCCATGGGTACTCGGGCGCCGAGATCGAGCAGGCTGTTGTCGCCGGCCTCTTCGATGCGTTCTCCGAACGGCGCGCCCTGCGCAAGGACGATCTGACCCGGGCGGTGGTCAACATGGTGCCGCTCAGTGTCACGCAGGCCGAGCGGATCAGTGCCGTTCGGGCCTGGGCTGAGATGCGCGCGGTCGCGGCCACGGCCGCCGAGGACTGGGACCCGGCCGGCGGGATGTCCGCCGCCTCGCCCAGTATCCGCCCCCGCGATCTGCCACCCGGTCACGGTGGGGGCCGGAAGATCGAGTTCTGA
- a CDS encoding DUF2997 domain-containing protein, whose amino-acid sequence MTEQKRVVLTVTSEGLVSAETQGLIGDACLDYIAILEDLLDARTVESAYTADYSKRTVTSNQEERNVEHA is encoded by the coding sequence GTGACGGAGCAGAAGCGGGTCGTGCTGACGGTGACCAGTGAGGGGCTGGTGAGCGCCGAGACCCAAGGCCTGATCGGCGACGCCTGCCTCGACTACATCGCCATCCTCGAAGATCTGCTCGACGCCCGCACCGTCGAGAGCGCGTACACGGCCGACTACAGCAAGCGCACCGTCACCAGCAATCAGGAAGAACGCAATGTCGAACACGCATAA
- a CDS encoding ComEA family DNA-binding protein: MSNTHNGGWVPAPGAPNQVPTNPAASRDWRIRQSLWLLLPILGCSCLGGAGLIYVGLRARRAAWWIPGIVYMLVGWAAFAVTGESDQQSALSSVATAVVLASWIANILHACLINPAWLRWRASHTPWYAQPTAPPPTWPGNPYPPTTAPPTIADLTTGAPAYYGAGPAATSVPQQPAPPVAPPAPPSPPATAPRPLDVNAATFEDLAALPGFGAERANWVLAERHNRRGFGSVEDFAMVANLAPHEFARLRNLLTCTPPPQPPAGYSPHGRVLDV, encoded by the coding sequence ATGTCGAACACGCATAACGGTGGATGGGTCCCGGCGCCGGGCGCCCCGAATCAGGTGCCCACGAATCCTGCGGCGAGCCGTGACTGGCGGATCCGGCAGAGCCTGTGGCTACTGCTCCCGATTCTGGGATGCAGCTGCCTCGGCGGAGCCGGCCTCATCTACGTCGGGCTGCGCGCCCGTCGCGCGGCCTGGTGGATCCCGGGCATCGTCTACATGCTGGTTGGCTGGGCCGCGTTCGCCGTGACCGGCGAATCCGATCAGCAGAGTGCGCTGAGCAGCGTGGCAACCGCAGTTGTCCTGGCCAGCTGGATTGCCAACATCCTGCACGCCTGCCTGATCAACCCGGCCTGGCTGCGCTGGCGGGCCAGCCACACTCCCTGGTACGCCCAGCCCACGGCGCCGCCTCCCACCTGGCCCGGCAACCCCTACCCTCCCACCACCGCGCCGCCCACGATCGCCGACCTGACGACAGGCGCGCCGGCGTACTACGGTGCCGGGCCGGCCGCGACATCCGTACCCCAGCAGCCGGCACCGCCCGTGGCCCCACCGGCTCCCCCGTCGCCGCCGGCCACGGCCCCGCGGCCCTTGGACGTCAACGCGGCAACGTTCGAGGACCTCGCCGCCCTGCCCGGCTTCGGAGCGGAGCGCGCGAACTGGGTGCTGGCGGAACGGCACAACCGGCGCGGATTCGGCAGCGTCGAGGACTTTGCAATGGTCGCGAACCTCGCGCCGCACGAATTCGCCCGACTCAGGAACCTGCTGACTTGCACGCCGCCGCCCCAGCCGCCGGCAGGCTATTCGCCGCACGGCCGAGTACTCGATGTCTGA
- a CDS encoding 4Fe-4S single cluster domain-containing protein, with protein sequence MSDARHLPRTVADPALVSIARFVSSTRAEGPGERTAIWVQGCSIRCHGCFNPHMWTFRGGDTAAPDDLIARIIDANTEGLTLLGGEPFDQAAPLSTVAAGVRRAGRSVMTFTGYTMKQLDDAVDGGREDVARLLAQTDLLVAGPFLADHIDTVRPWVGSTNQEFVLLTDQFPDLLVDFDSTPDRLEITVDASGQIGVNGWAQLEALHELLESTGRPVRGG encoded by the coding sequence ATGTCTGATGCCCGTCACCTCCCGCGCACCGTCGCCGACCCGGCGCTGGTGTCGATCGCCAGGTTCGTCTCATCGACCCGCGCCGAAGGGCCGGGCGAACGCACCGCGATCTGGGTGCAGGGCTGTTCGATTCGCTGCCACGGCTGCTTCAACCCGCACATGTGGACCTTCCGGGGCGGGGACACGGCCGCACCGGATGACTTGATCGCCAGGATCATCGATGCCAACACCGAGGGCCTCACGCTGCTCGGTGGCGAGCCCTTCGACCAGGCCGCCCCGCTGTCAACGGTCGCAGCGGGGGTACGCCGGGCCGGCCGGTCGGTCATGACCTTCACCGGCTACACCATGAAGCAACTAGATGATGCTGTGGACGGGGGCCGCGAGGATGTAGCCAGGCTGCTGGCCCAGACAGATCTGCTCGTCGCGGGCCCGTTCCTCGCCGATCACATCGATACGGTCCGGCCCTGGGTAGGCTCGACAAACCAGGAGTTCGTCCTGCTGACCGATCAGTTCCCGGATCTTCTCGTCGATTTCGACTCCACCCCGGACCGCCTTGAGATCACTGTCGACGCCTCTGGCCAGATCGGCGTCAACGGGTGGGCGCAGCTGGAGGCGCTGCACGAGCTGCTGGAGTCCACGGGCCGACCCGTGCGCGGGGGTTGA
- a CDS encoding VOC family protein, protein MSSRLLSVTFDARDPDRVAQFWAGMLGREVVEDAGGVLLPGHETQLGLRFARSTAEMVRPNRMHLHLTSASLDDQQQTVATALRLGASHLDVGQRPEEGHVVLADPEGYEFDVIEPGNNYLAGCGFLGELTCEGTRDVGLFWSEALGWPLVWDQNEETAIQSPHRGTKVAWGGPPVTPKQGRNRQRFDLAPVGSDQQAEVDRLLSLGATRLEVGDDGIVVLADPDGNEFCVRRN, encoded by the coding sequence ATGAGCTCGCGACTTCTCTCGGTGACGTTCGATGCGCGCGATCCGGATCGCGTGGCGCAGTTCTGGGCCGGCATGCTCGGCCGGGAGGTCGTCGAGGACGCCGGTGGTGTGCTCCTGCCGGGACACGAAACCCAGCTCGGTCTCCGGTTCGCCCGCAGCACCGCGGAGATGGTGCGGCCGAACCGCATGCACCTCCACCTGACCAGCGCCAGCCTTGACGACCAGCAGCAGACAGTGGCGACGGCGCTGAGGCTCGGCGCAAGTCACCTCGACGTCGGGCAGCGCCCCGAGGAGGGGCATGTCGTCCTGGCCGACCCCGAGGGCTACGAGTTCGACGTGATCGAGCCCGGCAACAACTACCTCGCCGGGTGCGGCTTCCTCGGGGAGCTCACCTGCGAAGGCACCCGGGACGTCGGCCTCTTCTGGAGCGAGGCGCTGGGCTGGCCGCTGGTATGGGACCAGAACGAGGAGACCGCGATCCAGTCACCGCACCGCGGCACGAAGGTCGCGTGGGGCGGCCCGCCCGTGACCCCGAAGCAGGGGCGGAACCGGCAGCGCTTCGACCTCGCTCCGGTCGGTAGCGACCAGCAGGCGGAGGTCGACCGGTTGCTCTCTCTCGGGGCCACTCGGCTCGAGGTCGGTGACGACGGCATCGTCGTGCTGGCCGATCCGGACGGCAACGAGTTCTGCGTACGAAGGAACTGA
- a CDS encoding helix-turn-helix transcriptional regulator — protein sequence MVKPTQVTNNIRALRFAHDEMTQAELAERIGVTRQTVIAIEQGRYSPSLEMAFRIARVFGVRLDDVFQYPEEAAP from the coding sequence GTGGTGAAGCCGACCCAGGTCACGAACAACATCCGCGCACTGCGCTTCGCGCATGACGAGATGACCCAGGCCGAACTCGCCGAGCGGATCGGCGTGACCCGGCAGACCGTCATCGCCATCGAGCAGGGCCGCTACTCGCCCTCGCTGGAGATGGCGTTCCGGATCGCCCGCGTGTTCGGCGTACGGCTCGACGACGTGTTCCAGTATCCCGAGGAGGCGGCACCATGA